TAAACGGAGAAGGAGTTTCTTCAGTTAATTTTTGATGACGACGTTGTACAGAACAATCTCTTTCAGATAAATGACATGCTTTTCCGTAAGAATCTCCAATAATTTGAATTTCGATATGACGAGGCTCTTCAATAAGCTTTTCCATATACATATCATCATTACCAAAGGCAGCTTTCGATTCTTGACGAGCAGAATCCCACGCATCTTTTAAATCTTCCGCTTTCCAAACAGCACGCATTCCTTTTCCACCACCACCTGCTGATGCTTTTAACATTACAGGATATCCAGTTTCTTCGGCTGTTACTATACAATCTTCAAAAGTTTCGATAACACCCTCACTTCCAGGTACACAAGGTACACCAGCAGCTATCATAGTAGATTTAGCGTTTGCTTTATCTCCCATACGGTCAATCATATCAGGTGAAGCACCAATAAATTTTAAATCATGTTCTTCACATAATTTAGAAAATTTAGCATTTTCTGATAAGAAACCATAACCAGGGTGAATTGCATCTGCATTTGTAATTTCGGCAGCAGCAATAATACGATCCATTTTTAAATAAGATTCGCTACTTGCGGCTGGTCCAATACAAACTGCTTCATCAGCAAATTTTACATGTAAACTTTCTGCATCTGCTTTAGAGTAAACAGCAACAGTTTTGATGCCCATTTCTTTACAGGTTCTAATTACACGTAGTGCAATTTCACCTCTATTGGCAATTAATATCTTTTTAAACATACGTTCTAAAAATTTAAAAACTCCAAATAAAAGAAGTCAAAAAACTTAATTTATTTAGAGTTATATGTTAATTAAGATGGATCTACTAAAAATAACGGTTGATCAAATTCTACCGGAGTAGCATCATCTACTAATACTTTAACGACTTTACCTGAAATTTCAGATTCAATTTCATTAAATAATTTCATTGCTTCAATAACACAAACAGTATCACCTACTTTTACTTCCGTACCTACTTCAGCAAAATTTGGTTTATCTGGTGATGGTTTTCTGTAAAAAGTTCCAATAATTGGAGATTTGATTGTAATATATTTAGAATCCTCCTCTGTAGTAGCTGTTTCATTTGATGCTGCTGCTACTGGTACTGCAGGAGCTTGAGTCATCATTTGAGGAGCTACGCCCATAGGTGCAGCCGTTTGAATAAATGTAGTTTCAGGAGTTTCGCTTCCAGTTTTAATGGTGATTTTAATATCTTCCATTTCTAACTTCACTTCACTTGCACCTGATTTTGCTACAAATTTTATAAGACTTTGAATTTCTTTAATATCCATATTCCTAATTTTA
The Tenacibaculum pacificus DNA segment above includes these coding regions:
- the accC gene encoding acetyl-CoA carboxylase biotin carboxylase subunit, which gives rise to MFKKILIANRGEIALRVIRTCKEMGIKTVAVYSKADAESLHVKFADEAVCIGPAASSESYLKMDRIIAAAEITNADAIHPGYGFLSENAKFSKLCEEHDLKFIGASPDMIDRMGDKANAKSTMIAAGVPCVPGSEGVIETFEDCIVTAEETGYPVMLKASAGGGGKGMRAVWKAEDLKDAWDSARQESKAAFGNDDMYMEKLIEEPRHIEIQIIGDSYGKACHLSERDCSVQRRHQKLTEETPSPFMTDELRDKMGNAAVKAAEFIKYEGAGTVEFLVDKHRNFFFMEMNTRIQVEHPITEEVVNYDLIREQILVAAGVPISGKNYFPKLHSIECRINAEDPFNGFRPAPGKITSYRTPGGHGVRIDTHVYAGYMIPPNYDSMISKLIVTAQTREEAINKMKRALDEYVIEGIKTTIPFHRQLMDHPDYIAGNYTTKFMEDFEMQS
- the accB gene encoding acetyl-CoA carboxylase biotin carboxyl carrier protein: MDIKEIQSLIKFVAKSGASEVKLEMEDIKITIKTGSETPETTFIQTAAPMGVAPQMMTQAPAVPVAAASNETATTEEDSKYITIKSPIIGTFYRKPSPDKPNFAEVGTEVKVGDTVCVIEAMKLFNEIESEISGKVVKVLVDDATPVEFDQPLFLVDPS